Proteins encoded by one window of Kribbella flavida DSM 17836:
- a CDS encoding P-II family nitrogen regulator, with protein MKLITAVVKPHKLEDVRTALETFGVTGMTVTEASGYGRQKGHTEVYRGAEYEVDLVPKVRLEVVVEDGDSTDVLDVIVKAAQTGKIGDGKVWVTPVETIVRVRTGEVDGDAL; from the coding sequence ATGAAGCTGATCACCGCGGTGGTCAAGCCGCACAAGCTCGAAGACGTCCGGACCGCGCTGGAAACGTTCGGGGTGACCGGGATGACGGTCACCGAGGCGAGCGGTTACGGCCGGCAGAAGGGCCACACCGAGGTCTACCGGGGTGCGGAGTACGAGGTGGACCTGGTGCCGAAGGTCCGGCTCGAGGTGGTCGTCGAGGACGGCGACAGCACCGACGTGCTGGACGTGATCGTGAAGGCCGCGCAGACCGGCAAGATCGGCGACGGCAAGGTCTGGGTGACCCCGGTGGAGACGATCGTCCGGGTCCGGACCGGCGAGGTCGACGGAGACGCTCTGTGA